A genomic stretch from Candidatus Melainabacteria bacterium includes:
- the lysC gene encoding lysine-sensitive aspartokinase 3, producing MLVLKFGGTSVGSAERFEGVLKLLSNLQNSNQQAVIVLSAMSGVTNALIAGATLAVNRDLKGALQKLAAIRDTHEQCVENLFVKSQQSMSLLKDIDASLQELEILFKGISYLGELTKRSLDAVSGMGELLSSKILAAYAESKGLKAQWVDAREFMITDENFGKANPMWSKLIPQAKQKLNPILDSGKLVITQGFIGATEYGASTTLGRGGSDFSASIMGVALDATEIQIWTDVDGMMTADPRVVKDAIVLNEVSFQEASELAYFGAKVLHPLTIAPAVEKNIPVRILNTMRPEAPGTIIKATVNATGLVCAIASKKGISAFFITSPRMLMAHGFLTRVFEVFDRHQTSIDLISTSEISVSVTTDRTDTLDKISADLADHGEVRVQSNVAIITVVGRQFREKSGIAGQVFDALRNINIIMISGGASDINLSFVVSEDEADLAIRQLHDAFFEKQNG from the coding sequence ATGCTTGTTTTAAAATTCGGCGGCACGTCTGTAGGTTCGGCAGAGAGATTTGAGGGCGTGCTGAAGCTGCTCTCTAACCTGCAAAACTCAAACCAGCAGGCGGTGATTGTTTTATCGGCAATGTCGGGCGTCACAAATGCCTTGATTGCCGGTGCCACGCTCGCCGTCAACCGCGACTTGAAGGGCGCGCTGCAGAAGCTGGCAGCGATACGCGATACACACGAGCAATGTGTGGAAAATCTATTTGTGAAATCGCAGCAGTCCATGAGTCTTCTCAAAGATATCGACGCCAGTTTGCAGGAGCTGGAAATTCTCTTTAAAGGAATAAGCTATCTTGGCGAACTGACCAAAAGATCGCTTGATGCCGTCTCTGGAATGGGAGAGTTGCTGTCCTCGAAGATTCTCGCTGCTTATGCTGAAAGCAAAGGTCTGAAAGCACAGTGGGTAGACGCTCGCGAGTTCATGATCACAGATGAGAACTTCGGCAAAGCAAATCCCATGTGGTCAAAACTGATACCACAGGCAAAACAAAAACTGAATCCGATTCTGGACTCAGGCAAACTAGTAATTACTCAAGGATTTATCGGCGCTACCGAATACGGTGCCAGCACCACCCTCGGACGGGGCGGCTCAGATTTCAGTGCCTCTATTATGGGTGTCGCACTTGATGCTACCGAGATACAGATCTGGACTGATGTTGACGGCATGATGACCGCTGATCCACGGGTCGTAAAAGATGCAATCGTACTGAATGAAGTTTCCTTTCAAGAAGCATCCGAACTTGCTTACTTCGGGGCAAAAGTATTACACCCGCTGACCATTGCTCCTGCGGTCGAGAAAAATATTCCGGTGCGCATTCTCAACACCATGCGTCCGGAAGCACCGGGCACTATCATCAAAGCAACGGTCAACGCCACCGGACTGGTATGTGCCATCGCCTCTAAAAAGGGCATCAGCGCTTTCTTTATCACTTCGCCGAGAATGTTGATGGCGCACGGATTTTTGACTCGCGTCTTCGAAGTTTTCGACCGTCATCAAACTTCCATCGACTTAATCTCAACCTCAGAAATTTCCGTCTCAGTGACCACGGATAGAACCGACACACTGGACAAGATTTCAGCAGATCTAGCCGATCACGGCGAGGTTCGCGTACAGTCAAATGTCGCCATTATCACAGTAGTGGGAAGACAATTCCGCGAAAAGAGCGGCATTGCCGGTCAAGTTTTTGATGCGCTGCGCAACATCAACATCATTATGATTTCCGGTGGCGCATCTGATATCAACTTGAGCTTTGTGGTTTCGGAAGATGAAGCTGATCTGGCAATCAGGCAGCTGCACGACGCTTTTTTCGAGAAGCAGAACGGCTGA